In Arvicola amphibius chromosome 1, mArvAmp1.2, whole genome shotgun sequence, one DNA window encodes the following:
- the LOC119826226 gene encoding 60S ribosomal protein L26-like, which translates to MKFNPFVTSDRSKNRKRHFNVPSHIRRKIMSSPLSKELRQKYNVRSMPIRKDDEVQVVWGHYKGQQIGKVVQVYRKKYVIYIERVQREKANGTTVHVGIHPSKVVITRLKLDKDRKKILERKAKSRQVGKEKGKYKEETIEKMQE; encoded by the coding sequence ATGAAGTTCAATCCCTTTGTGACTTCTGACCGGAGCAAGAACCGCAAACGGCATTTCAATGTGCCTTCTCACATTCGGAGGAAGATCATGTCTTCCCCCCTTTCCAAAGAGCTGAGACAGAAGTACAATGTTCGCTCGATGCCCATTCGAAAGGATGACGAAGTTCAGGTTGTCTGGGGACACTACAAAGGCCAGCAGATTGGCAAAGTGGTCCAGGTGTACAGGAAGAAATACGTCATCTACATTGAACGGGTGCAGAGAGAAAAGGCTAATGGCACAACTGTCCACGTGGGCATCCACCCCAGCAAGGTGGTGATTACCAGGCTAAAGCTGGACAAAGACCGAAAGAAGATTCTGGAAAGGAAAGCCAAGTCTCGACaagtaggaaaggagaagggcaaaTACAAGGAAGAAACAATTGAGAAGATGCAGGAGTAG